From Parasphaerochaeta coccoides DSM 17374, a single genomic window includes:
- the lnt gene encoding apolipoprotein N-acyltransferase translates to MLAHDNAFGRRNLGTVVSEVLVLVVSALVFSMAFPGLVLSGGFGALAFVSLIPLFAVIRRTTWALTPFYGFLFGFVFYLMFNYWLKTFHPLAILIVPIIKGGEMVFLFLALKAADRWFRSFGYLTQAFAWLAYTYVSQSWFAGYPYGMIGYALYQYRILIQIADITGIWGINFLMILPQTFLGAWVGDRWRGTFFTGGRGIFGSGEEYFRPGKPKMTSASLSAYLKDQRLAVIIYAALVLGTLVYGAVSLSTWNAMEPDRLWRVAAVQHNSDSWKGGYDQYKKNFNIMRRMSLEALRYEPDMIIWSETAFVPSVSWHTQYPSDQRTAALVDEFLAFGKSLPVPLLTGNPEGVLANPDLPPLLENGEWNRADYNGVLLFEDGEVKDTYRKQHLVPFTEHFPYEKQMPWLYNLLLANDYNWWEKGTESTVFETADGVRFSTPICFEDVFGYLTAAFVRTGADVIVNMTNDSWSQAVSAEVQHVAMAVFRSVETRRSTIRGTNSGITTVITPTGRMVNPMPPFVEDWRMYEVPVYTADTYGNTPYTRYGDTPMRLISMAVVIFMALAAAWQAGEKIVERRKK, encoded by the coding sequence ATGCTTGCACATGATAATGCTTTTGGTAGAAGGAACCTCGGAACTGTAGTTTCTGAGGTTCTTGTTTTAGTGGTTTCGGCCTTGGTTTTCTCCATGGCTTTTCCCGGTCTGGTGCTTTCCGGTGGATTCGGCGCCTTGGCCTTTGTGTCGCTCATTCCTCTTTTTGCGGTCATCCGCCGGACGACATGGGCACTGACACCTTTTTATGGTTTTCTTTTCGGGTTCGTCTTCTACCTGATGTTCAACTACTGGCTCAAGACATTCCACCCGCTGGCAATCCTCATTGTCCCCATCATAAAGGGAGGGGAGATGGTTTTTCTTTTCCTTGCCCTCAAGGCGGCGGACAGATGGTTCCGATCTTTCGGCTATCTGACACAGGCTTTTGCCTGGCTAGCCTATACCTATGTCAGCCAGAGCTGGTTTGCCGGTTATCCGTATGGCATGATTGGTTATGCTCTTTACCAGTACCGCATTTTGATTCAGATAGCAGACATCACAGGTATCTGGGGAATTAATTTCCTGATGATTCTGCCCCAGACTTTCCTGGGCGCATGGGTGGGCGACCGCTGGCGTGGCACGTTCTTTACCGGAGGCCGAGGCATCTTTGGAAGCGGGGAAGAGTATTTCCGGCCAGGAAAACCCAAAATGACGTCAGCATCACTGTCCGCTTATCTGAAAGACCAACGGCTCGCCGTCATCATCTATGCGGCACTGGTTCTCGGCACGCTGGTCTATGGAGCGGTGAGCCTGAGCACCTGGAATGCCATGGAACCGGATCGCCTCTGGCGAGTGGCCGCCGTCCAGCACAACTCGGATTCATGGAAGGGCGGTTATGACCAGTACAAGAAGAACTTCAACATCATGAGGCGGATGAGCCTTGAAGCCCTGCGCTACGAACCGGACATGATCATCTGGTCGGAAACTGCCTTCGTCCCTTCGGTTTCCTGGCATACCCAGTATCCTTCCGACCAACGGACAGCAGCCCTTGTCGATGAGTTCCTGGCATTCGGGAAATCCTTGCCTGTGCCGCTGCTCACCGGGAATCCGGAAGGCGTACTCGCCAATCCTGATCTTCCCCCTTTGTTGGAGAATGGGGAATGGAACCGCGCCGACTACAACGGGGTGCTTCTGTTTGAGGACGGAGAGGTCAAGGATACATACCGCAAGCAGCATCTTGTTCCTTTCACGGAACATTTCCCCTATGAAAAGCAGATGCCATGGTTGTACAACCTGCTCCTTGCCAATGATTACAACTGGTGGGAGAAAGGAACGGAAAGTACAGTCTTCGAGACAGCAGATGGTGTTCGTTTTTCCACTCCTATCTGCTTTGAGGATGTCTTTGGCTACCTGACGGCAGCTTTCGTGCGCACCGGAGCGGATGTCATAGTAAACATGACCAATGATAGCTGGTCCCAGGCGGTTTCCGCCGAGGTGCAACATGTCGCCATGGCTGTCTTCCGTTCAGTGGAAACCCGCCGCTCGACCATCCGCGGAACCAACAGCGGCATCACCACGGTTATCACTCCGACAGGACGCATGGTCAATCCCATGCCCCCGTTTGTCGAAGACTGGCGCATGTATGAAGTACCGGTATATACCGCTGATACCTATGGCAACACGCCGTATACCCGCTATGGAGACACTCCCATGCGACTGATTAGCATGGCCGTAGTCATCTTCATGGCTCTGGCAGCGGCGTGGCAGGCCGGAGAAAAGATAGTGGAACGCAGGAAAAAATAA
- a CDS encoding HU family DNA-binding protein, with product MGSPEKLTKAAIIENLHQKLNLNRSDIHMVLDEFFEEIKNGLQEDKIIELRGFGTFEVRTRKGREKARNPKTGDVVAVDTHGVAIFRPGKELKDYVWDLRIRQE from the coding sequence ATGGGTTCCCCTGAAAAGTTGACAAAGGCTGCGATCATTGAAAATCTACATCAGAAGCTGAATTTGAATAGGTCGGACATCCACATGGTTCTTGATGAGTTCTTCGAGGAAATCAAGAACGGTTTGCAGGAAGACAAAATTATTGAACTTCGCGGTTTCGGTACATTCGAGGTGAGGACACGCAAGGGTCGTGAGAAAGCCCGCAATCCCAAGACCGGAGATGTGGTGGCCGTCGATACCCACGGCGTTGCCATCTTCCGTCCTGGAAAGGAACTGAAAGATTACGTCTGGGATCTTCGTATTCGTCAGGAGTAG
- the rpsT gene encoding 30S ribosomal protein S20: MSTKSAEKRERQNEKRRMRNRAAKSAIRTSVKKFKAAIEAGDKATAETTMQRSFKLIDTAANKGILHRNTASRTKSRLHAHFNKMNAASAQ; encoded by the coding sequence GTGTCCACTAAGTCCGCTGAAAAGAGAGAGCGCCAGAATGAAAAGCGCCGCATGCGCAACCGCGCTGCCAAGAGTGCCATCCGCACATCCGTGAAGAAGTTCAAAGCTGCCATTGAAGCCGGTGACAAGGCTACCGCCGAGACAACGATGCAGAGGAGCTTCAAACTGATTGATACCGCTGCGAACAAGGGTATCCTGCACCGTAACACCGCAAGCCGTACCAAGAGTCGCCTTCATGCGCACTTCAATAAAATGAACGCCGCCTCTGCCCAGTAA
- a CDS encoding PSP1 domain-containing protein, whose product MKDSIRPVERGSEGKRQAFRSDASSGYLYIVKNPASNETGVFASDSIIYNGTSVMVPTKYGLDLGLVLGPLAPDDAPYVPGCPNCHGACSEAEPSHSLREEEPPAAFGEPEDSSVEDFSAEDSSVIEDVVVDYKADAPDDDGRSPMEKAGVFWDSRPDSSSCGGGCKHVNPAQKEAVLTSISGDVDWVDHIATPSELHRYQEHREMEQEALRVCREKVRKLNLDMKTVAAHYLLGEPKLLFFFTSDVRVDFRALVKELVAVFRLRIELRQIGVRDEARVVGGLAVCGRPYCCHAMNDNLQTVSIKMAKEQNLSLNSMKISGPCGRLLCCLAYENFFYEEARRDFPPMGSRLKVEHDLMKVAEVNVLSRKISLSGPEGRFMVIPREAIRYDNDASRWEVTPEFMETLAKDR is encoded by the coding sequence ATGAAGGACAGCATACGCCCAGTAGAGCGTGGTTCCGAAGGCAAAAGGCAGGCTTTCCGTTCCGACGCTTCTTCAGGATACCTCTATATAGTGAAGAACCCTGCCTCCAACGAGACAGGCGTCTTTGCTTCGGACAGCATCATTTACAACGGAACCTCGGTGATGGTTCCTACCAAGTATGGTCTTGACCTTGGCTTGGTGCTGGGGCCTCTGGCTCCGGATGACGCTCCTTATGTTCCCGGCTGCCCCAATTGCCACGGTGCATGCTCTGAAGCAGAACCAAGTCACAGCTTGCGGGAGGAAGAACCTCCTGCCGCCTTCGGAGAACCGGAGGATTCCTCTGTCGAGGATTTCTCTGCCGAGGATTCTTCTGTCATTGAAGATGTCGTCGTGGACTATAAAGCTGATGCTCCTGATGATGACGGGCGAAGTCCTATGGAAAAGGCGGGTGTTTTCTGGGATTCCAGGCCGGACTCATCATCTTGTGGTGGAGGATGCAAGCACGTAAATCCTGCCCAGAAGGAAGCGGTGCTTACCAGTATCAGCGGGGATGTCGATTGGGTGGATCATATTGCCACTCCCTCAGAACTGCACCGTTATCAAGAACATCGGGAGATGGAGCAGGAGGCTCTGCGGGTATGCAGGGAGAAAGTGCGTAAGCTGAACCTGGACATGAAGACTGTCGCCGCGCACTACCTGCTTGGAGAACCAAAGCTCTTGTTTTTCTTCACCTCTGATGTCCGTGTTGATTTCCGCGCGTTGGTCAAGGAGCTGGTGGCTGTATTCCGCCTGCGTATTGAGTTGCGCCAGATAGGGGTACGTGATGAAGCCAGGGTCGTCGGAGGTCTGGCAGTCTGCGGCAGGCCGTACTGCTGCCATGCGATGAACGACAATCTACAGACTGTGTCAATCAAGATGGCCAAGGAGCAGAACTTGTCGCTGAATTCCATGAAGATATCGGGCCCGTGCGGACGTCTGCTTTGCTGTCTTGCGTATGAAAATTTTTTCTATGAGGAGGCACGTCGTGATTTCCCGCCCATGGGAAGTCGCCTGAAAGTGGAACATGACCTGATGAAGGTCGCCGAGGTCAATGTCCTGTCCCGTAAGATTTCCCTTTCCGGGCCGGAGGGAAGATTCATGGTCATCCCGCGTGAGGCTATTCGGTATGACAATGATGCATCCCGGTGGGAAGTGACGCCTGAATTTATGGAAACTCTTGCCAAGGACAGATAA
- a CDS encoding MFS transporter, which translates to MPLNYNRTIRACFTGYIVQAIVNNFVPLLFLTFQSTYDIPLGSITLLVTLNFGFQLLVDAVSPLFIDRIGYRVSTVLAHVFAFAGLVSLTILPGLFTAPFTGLLVSVLIYAVGGGLLEVLISPIVEACPTDNKQTAMSLLHSFYCWGHVGVVLVSTIFFFIFGIRNWMYLALVWAVVPAVNAVVFTRVPLAPLIAEGETGLSLKALLRTRTFWYFVLLMLCAGASEHAVSQWSSTFAERGLGVAKTIGDLSGPMFFAIMMGLSRLLYGKYGHGFNLKRFMAWSTLLCVASYLLITFSPYPVLALLGCGLCGLSVGIMWPGTFSMASASIRNGGTALFAFLALAGDLGCMTGPTVAGFVSASFGDNLSAGILAAIVFPVVLLVSIMMMKASGGRKAKA; encoded by the coding sequence ATGCCCTTGAACTACAACCGTACCATCAGAGCTTGCTTTACCGGGTACATCGTCCAGGCAATCGTCAATAATTTCGTCCCGCTTCTTTTCCTGACCTTCCAGAGTACGTATGACATCCCACTGGGGAGTATTACTCTTTTGGTCACACTTAACTTCGGGTTCCAGCTCCTGGTCGATGCCGTCTCTCCGCTTTTCATCGATCGCATCGGGTATCGGGTCAGCACGGTGCTGGCACATGTCTTTGCTTTTGCGGGACTGGTGAGCCTGACCATCCTTCCAGGTCTTTTCACAGCACCCTTTACAGGTCTTCTGGTATCCGTCCTGATTTACGCTGTGGGAGGAGGTCTGCTGGAAGTGCTGATCAGTCCCATAGTGGAAGCCTGTCCGACGGACAACAAACAGACGGCAATGAGCCTTCTCCATTCCTTCTACTGCTGGGGGCATGTGGGGGTCGTGCTTGTCTCGACCATATTCTTTTTCATCTTCGGCATCAGGAACTGGATGTACCTTGCCCTTGTCTGGGCAGTGGTTCCCGCAGTCAACGCCGTGGTATTCACCCGTGTTCCCCTTGCTCCCCTGATTGCGGAAGGAGAGACGGGTCTTTCCCTGAAAGCACTTCTCCGTACACGAACCTTCTGGTATTTTGTCCTTCTGATGCTTTGCGCAGGGGCGAGTGAGCATGCAGTGAGCCAATGGTCTTCTACTTTCGCCGAACGAGGGCTTGGTGTTGCCAAGACGATTGGAGATTTGTCCGGGCCAATGTTCTTCGCCATCATGATGGGTTTGTCGCGCCTGCTATACGGCAAATACGGCCACGGTTTTAATCTGAAGCGTTTCATGGCGTGGAGTACACTGCTTTGTGTGGCATCCTATCTGCTGATTACGTTTTCCCCGTATCCTGTTCTTGCCTTGCTGGGATGCGGTCTCTGCGGTCTGTCCGTAGGCATCATGTGGCCGGGGACATTCAGCATGGCTTCGGCATCCATCCGTAACGGAGGAACCGCGCTCTTTGCCTTCCTTGCGCTGGCTGGGGACTTGGGTTGCATGACCGGCCCGACCGTGGCGGGGTTTGTATCCGCTTCATTCGGAGACAATCTTTCGGCGGGCATCCTGGCGGCAATCGTCTTCCCTGTGGTACTGCTGGTCAGCATCATGATGATGAAGGCTTCAGGAGGCAGGAAAGCAAAGGCATGA
- a CDS encoding BRO family protein — protein sequence MRTAWNEETEEWLFSIVDVVGVLTEQPTPRNTSTYWAVMKKRLVEEGANQVLTNCKQLKMTAADGKKRLTDVADTEQLLRIIQSIPSPKAEPFKLWLARVGSERIDETIDPELTIDRALETYLKKGYSRARPCVPQTRAMPVLLEYCLFLYNTIL from the coding sequence ATTCGTACAGCTTGGAATGAGGAAACTGAGGAATGGCTGTTTTCTATCGTTGATGTGGTTGGAGTTTTGACGGAACAACCGACACCGCGAAATACAAGCACCTATTGGGCTGTTATGAAAAAACGTCTTGTTGAGGAAGGCGCAAATCAAGTGCTTACAAATTGTAAGCAGTTGAAGATGACCGCCGCCGATGGAAAAAAACGATTGACCGATGTTGCCGATACAGAACAGCTTTTGCGGATTATTCAATCAATTCCATCGCCCAAGGCTGAACCGTTCAAACTGTGGCTTGCTCGTGTAGGCAGTGAGCGAATTGATGAAACGATTGACCCGGAACTGACAATTGACCGCGCTCTTGAAACCTATCTCAAAAAGGGATATTCCCGCGCTCGTCCGTGTGTGCCGCAAACCCGCGCCATGCCTGTGTTATTGGAGTATTGCCTGTTCCTTTACAATACAATCCTTTGA
- a CDS encoding TatD family hydrolase, whose protein sequence is MKLFDTHAHIGLIQEDRMAQLLAVQVAKTKGVEHIVSICNSIGDFDQVYGNLKMLPNVYHAVGVSPTEAGNPGLDWENKLVERMSWERVIAVGETGLDYYRNSGGRKTQVEMLLKHLDVARRFGKTVIIHNRDAGKDLLEILRDKLPTFGGILHCYSEDWSYAMQALDLPLYFSFAGNVTYRGVYNLHETVYNLPLERILIESEAPFMVPAAYKGKRNMPAYLIETAQAIADIKEMPLEEVAPILYENSLRAFHLDITA, encoded by the coding sequence ATGAAATTGTTTGATACTCATGCCCATATCGGGCTAATCCAAGAGGACCGGATGGCTCAGCTACTGGCAGTGCAAGTCGCCAAAACAAAAGGCGTCGAACACATTGTCAGCATATGCAACAGCATCGGAGACTTTGATCAAGTATACGGCAATCTCAAGATGCTTCCCAATGTCTATCATGCCGTAGGCGTATCCCCCACTGAGGCCGGGAACCCCGGTTTGGACTGGGAGAACAAACTTGTGGAGAGGATGAGTTGGGAACGGGTCATTGCCGTAGGGGAAACCGGACTGGACTACTACCGCAACAGCGGCGGCCGGAAGACCCAGGTGGAAATGTTGCTTAAGCACCTCGATGTCGCCCGTCGCTTTGGAAAAACCGTCATCATCCATAACCGTGACGCCGGCAAGGACCTTCTGGAGATTCTTCGGGATAAACTGCCTACTTTCGGCGGCATACTGCACTGTTACAGCGAGGACTGGTCCTATGCCATGCAAGCGTTGGATCTGCCTCTTTACTTCTCTTTTGCGGGGAACGTAACCTACCGCGGCGTGTACAACCTCCATGAGACGGTATACAATCTTCCCCTGGAACGCATCCTCATAGAAAGCGAAGCTCCATTCATGGTTCCCGCTGCCTACAAGGGCAAGCGCAATATGCCCGCGTATCTTATTGAGACAGCACAGGCCATAGCGGACATCAAGGAGATGCCCCTTGAGGAAGTCGCTCCTATTCTGTATGAGAACAGCCTCAGGGCATTTCATCTGGATATCACGGCTTGA
- the dusB gene encoding tRNA dihydrouridine synthase DusB, which yields MTQQGKPLFHDVDIGNVHVSGNLFLAPLAGFTDLTFRSICSSHGASIACSEMVSAEGLARGSAGTEELLERYEGEEQFIIQIFGSETNQVERALPRLLCYKPTVIDFNCGCPVPKVVKTGAGSALMKHPQTIYAMVRAVRNQCDVPVSVKFRLGWDKDAISWREFAQAALEGGAQMLTMHARTRSQGYSGVADWSRIAALVDMVKQMSPNVPVFGSGDVFTPHDAQHMLEETGVDGVMFARGAIGNPFIFERTKALLLSGQEPEAVPLETIIGTIMRHLTLLAERKGEEAACRQMRGHAGSYLKGLPGSSRIRGLITQATTVEDYRKALDSMEHACQGDSHNA from the coding sequence ATGACACAACAAGGCAAACCACTTTTTCATGATGTGGACATAGGCAATGTCCACGTCTCCGGCAATCTGTTCCTCGCTCCCTTGGCAGGCTTCACCGACCTCACCTTCCGCTCCATATGCAGCTCTCATGGAGCTTCCATAGCTTGTTCCGAGATGGTCAGCGCCGAAGGTCTTGCCCGTGGCAGCGCGGGAACCGAGGAACTTCTTGAACGTTATGAGGGAGAAGAACAGTTCATCATCCAGATTTTCGGCTCAGAGACAAACCAAGTAGAACGTGCCCTTCCCCGTCTCCTGTGCTACAAACCCACGGTGATAGACTTCAACTGCGGCTGTCCTGTGCCCAAGGTGGTGAAAACCGGAGCGGGTTCGGCGCTGATGAAGCATCCACAAACCATATACGCCATGGTCAGAGCGGTAAGGAATCAATGTGATGTACCGGTGAGCGTCAAGTTTCGCCTTGGCTGGGACAAGGATGCCATAAGCTGGAGGGAATTTGCCCAAGCCGCCCTGGAAGGGGGCGCACAGATGCTGACCATGCATGCCCGAACCCGTAGCCAAGGCTATTCCGGTGTAGCCGATTGGTCCCGGATTGCCGCTCTGGTGGATATGGTGAAACAAATGTCTCCCAATGTTCCGGTCTTTGGTTCGGGCGATGTCTTCACACCCCATGATGCCCAGCATATGCTAGAAGAAACCGGTGTTGACGGCGTGATGTTCGCCCGCGGAGCCATTGGCAATCCTTTTATCTTTGAGAGGACAAAAGCTCTCTTGCTTTCCGGACAGGAACCGGAAGCCGTACCGCTGGAAACAATCATCGGAACCATCATGCGGCATCTCACGCTCCTTGCTGAACGCAAGGGGGAAGAAGCCGCCTGCCGTCAGATGCGCGGCCATGCTGGTTCCTATCTCAAAGGCTTGCCAGGCAGTTCCCGTATCCGCGGCTTAATCACGCAGGCTACTACGGTAGAAGACTACCGGAAGGCGCTGGATAGCATGGAACACGCATGCCAAGGAGACAGTCACAATGCTTAA
- the purD gene encoding phosphoribosylamine--glycine ligase — MRVLVLGSGAKDHAVAWWFSQSRFINGLFVAPGNLGTESIAVNLSSVDPSSPEQVYDACVAHSIDFVFVGTESPLFTGVIDYLNERGIATFGAPRKALKLEGDRRFAREFTHRYGIPTPSYYVFEDEKTFADFIERHPGKRFVIKRNALSPSRVMLNSDDPASLLAFARPLLVNDAILVEDYRIGMAVTLSVLMDNKGFLALPACSDYMKTGTGSTGLPTGGMGSICPVPLKDCVRNTIMDSIVLPTLHGLKTEGLAYKGVLTFSLIDTPEDGPILVDYHIRFNDPAAQAGIPLVKSDLVEILQAMQNDTLADFKLEISPQCSVAVVIASEGYPTSPMTGMTVADVPVVVRNNKLASTPRVFCGAVQHIDGKPITTGGRNITVVGVEDTIADANHKAYEIVHLIRFPGAWYRSDIGNKFFQQ, encoded by the coding sequence ATGAGAGTACTGGTGCTTGGTTCCGGGGCCAAGGATCATGCGGTTGCATGGTGGTTCTCCCAAAGCAGGTTTATTAACGGTCTGTTCGTTGCGCCGGGAAACTTGGGAACCGAGTCAATCGCGGTCAATTTGAGTTCCGTGGATCCCTCATCTCCTGAACAGGTGTACGATGCCTGTGTTGCCCATAGCATTGATTTTGTGTTCGTCGGAACCGAAAGTCCGCTTTTCACTGGTGTGATCGATTACCTCAATGAACGGGGAATAGCTACCTTCGGAGCCCCCCGCAAGGCTCTTAAACTAGAAGGCGACAGACGTTTCGCCCGCGAATTCACCCATCGCTATGGCATCCCCACACCAAGTTATTATGTCTTCGAGGATGAAAAAACCTTTGCTGACTTCATAGAGCGACATCCCGGCAAGCGTTTCGTCATCAAACGCAACGCGCTCTCCCCCAGCCGCGTGATGTTAAACAGCGACGATCCGGCTTCCCTCCTTGCCTTCGCCCGCCCGTTACTGGTAAATGACGCCATTCTGGTGGAGGATTACCGCATCGGCATGGCTGTGACGCTCAGCGTCCTGATGGACAACAAAGGCTTCCTTGCCCTGCCTGCCTGCTCCGACTATATGAAGACAGGAACTGGTTCGACCGGGCTGCCCACGGGAGGAATGGGATCCATCTGTCCCGTCCCCTTGAAGGATTGCGTGCGCAATACCATCATGGACAGCATCGTCCTGCCGACGCTCCATGGCCTGAAAACCGAAGGGCTTGCTTACAAGGGAGTCCTCACTTTCAGCCTGATTGACACACCGGAAGACGGTCCTATCTTGGTCGACTATCATATCCGCTTCAATGATCCTGCCGCCCAAGCGGGCATTCCTTTGGTCAAGAGCGACCTGGTGGAAATTCTCCAGGCAATGCAGAACGATACGTTGGCCGATTTCAAACTTGAGATATCCCCGCAATGCTCCGTGGCTGTGGTGATCGCCAGCGAAGGCTATCCTACATCTCCGATGACCGGCATGACTGTTGCCGATGTACCCGTGGTGGTTCGCAACAATAAACTGGCTTCCACTCCGCGAGTGTTCTGCGGAGCTGTCCAACACATCGACGGCAAGCCTATAACCACCGGAGGACGTAATATCACCGTGGTGGGTGTTGAGGATACGATAGCCGATGCAAACCATAAGGCATATGAGATTGTCCATCTGATTCGCTTCCCTGGCGCATGGTATCGTTCTGACATCGGCAACAAATTCTTCCAGCAGTAA
- a CDS encoding fimbrillin family protein, whose amino-acid sequence MRENTLIITILMSIMILFVALVSCEGKVRVSHASDVRFSTEIGRKASADSGWEPNDEVGIYMVNHDALAASAATERANQPYKADIASRTSGFTPVDVSHPLKWDDISNPATTHFDFIAYYPYASSINDTTALPINVYPAGTGEQDPGTADFLWGHSKTVSTYAGGVQNNTSTVRLKLDHALSRLIVNLGPSTTVDATAINAAAGGFTVTVTGTSTQATINLDTGAVSVPGNGAPIRMKDISADTLTATERAAGKRRFEVVLIPTAHSSALLNALELEFVLTDGSGTDTAYTWKATSVADKDKHLIHFDAGKQHIYTMTLNTSDDVVAVAAIEIGIEDWDTGDSINTDALKVYCLSFDGNNATSGTAPGKMYAHAGSPVTVPGSGTLDKTGHYYFGGWNTTSDGTGVRYSAGDSFTMPAHDVTLYAQWLVKVKTVSAGGSSTMILKKDGSLWATGRNEWGQLGDGTTTNRTTPVRVKASADYNDFMTDVKEVSIGTNHTMILKTDGTLWAAGYNNSGQLGVGDNDNRRTPVQVMTDVEAVSAGRNHTMILKKDGTLWATGDNYNGQLGLGISGYGTEKKTPMQVKASIAPDDFMTDVKEVSAGGDHTMLLKKDDTLWATGANYYGELGLDNSGSGTTKNTPVQVTSMNTEPSNPVTAFSAGGYYTMILKKDGTLWATGRNNYGQLGDGTTTEKTTPVQVKASTADNDFMTDVAAVSVGYYHTMIVKKDGTLWATGRNNYGQLGDGTIENRNIPVQVKGSGGVGFMTDVAAVAAGTYHTMIVKKDGTLWATGRNDYGQLGDDTTTDRITPVQIIF is encoded by the coding sequence ATGAGAGAGAATACATTAATTATTACAATTCTTATGAGCATCATGATTCTCTTTGTCGCTCTTGTTTCATGCGAGGGCAAAGTGCGTGTTTCGCACGCCTCCGACGTGCGCTTCTCCACGGAGATAGGACGCAAAGCCTCCGCTGACTCCGGCTGGGAACCCAATGACGAAGTCGGCATCTACATGGTGAATCATGACGCCCTGGCAGCTTCTGCCGCCACGGAGCGTGCCAACCAACCCTACAAGGCTGACATAGCCTCCCGAACCTCCGGCTTCACTCCTGTTGATGTCTCCCACCCCTTGAAGTGGGATGACATCTCCAACCCTGCCACTACACACTTTGACTTCATCGCCTACTATCCCTATGCATCATCCATCAATGACACCACCGCCCTGCCCATTAATGTCTATCCGGCTGGTACTGGGGAACAGGACCCCGGGACGGCTGACTTCCTGTGGGGGCATAGCAAGACCGTGAGCACATACGCTGGCGGTGTCCAGAACAATACGTCAACGGTACGGCTGAAACTTGACCACGCTCTTTCTCGCCTGATTGTCAACCTTGGGCCAAGTACCACCGTTGACGCCACGGCTATCAATGCTGCCGCTGGTGGATTCACCGTCACGGTCACAGGCACAAGCACACAAGCCACGATCAATCTTGATACTGGAGCCGTATCTGTTCCAGGCAATGGTGCGCCTATCCGCATGAAGGACATTTCCGCCGACACGCTTACCGCCACGGAAAGAGCCGCGGGAAAGCGCCGGTTTGAGGTTGTATTGATACCTACGGCTCACTCCTCTGCTTTATTGAATGCCCTGGAACTGGAGTTTGTCCTGACTGATGGTAGTGGCACTGATACTGCATACACATGGAAAGCGACGTCCGTAGCGGACAAAGATAAACACCTGATTCACTTTGACGCGGGCAAACAGCATATCTACACCATGACCCTGAATACGTCTGACGATGTGGTCGCCGTCGCCGCAATCGAAATTGGAATCGAGGACTGGGACACCGGGGACAGTATAAACACAGACGCGCTCAAGGTGTACTGCCTCTCCTTTGACGGCAATAACGCGACAAGCGGCACTGCTCCGGGAAAGATGTACGCTCATGCCGGAAGTCCGGTCACGGTGCCAGGTTCTGGGACGCTGGATAAAACCGGGCATTATTACTTCGGGGGATGGAATACGACGTCTGACGGCACGGGAGTCCGGTATTCCGCAGGTGACTCCTTCACCATGCCTGCTCATGACGTGACGTTGTATGCACAGTGGCTGGTGAAGGTCAAGACTGTCTCCGCCGGAGGCTCTTCCACGATGATCCTGAAGAAGGACGGCTCGCTCTGGGCGACAGGGAGGAACGAATGGGGCCAACTGGGTGACGGCACTACGACCAACAGAACTACTCCTGTGCGGGTCAAGGCTAGTGCCGATTACAACGACTTCATGACTGATGTCAAGGAAGTCTCCATCGGAACCAATCACACGATGATCCTGAAGACAGACGGCACGCTCTGGGCGGCGGGATACAACAATTCTGGTCAACTGGGTGTCGGTGACAATGACAACAGAAGAACGCCCGTTCAGGTCATGACTGATGTCGAGGCTGTCTCCGCCGGAAGAAATCACACGATGATCCTGAAGAAGGACGGGACGCTTTGGGCGACAGGAGACAACTATAATGGCCAACTGGGTCTAGGTATCAGCGGTTACGGAACCGAAAAAAAAACGCCCATGCAGGTCAAGGCTAGTATCGCTCCCGATGACTTCATGACTGATGTCAAGGAAGTCTCCGCCGGAGGGGATCATACGATGCTCCTGAAGAAGGACGACACGCTCTGGGCGACTGGAGCCAACTATTATGGTGAACTAGGTCTAGACAACAGCGGGTCGGGAACCACCAAAAACACGCCCGTGCAGGTCACATCCATGAATACTGAACCGAGCAATCCTGTCACGGCTTTCTCCGCCGGAGGTTATTACACGATGATTCTGAAGAAGGACGGCACGCTCTGGGCGACTGGACGGAACAACTATGGTCAACTGGGTGACGGCACTACGACCGAGAAAACTACTCCCGTACAGGTCAAGGCTAGTACCGCTGACAACGACTTCATGACTGATGTCGCGGCTGTCTCCGTCGGATACTACCATACGATGATTGTGAAGAAGGACGGCACGCTCTGGGCGACTGGACGGAACAACTATGGCCAACTGGGTGACGGCACTATAGAGAACAGAAACATACCCGTGCAGGTCAAGGGTTCGGGTGGGGTCGGGTTCATGACTGATGTCGCGGCTGTCGCCGCCGGAACCTACCATACGATGATTGTGAAGAAGGACGGCACGCTCTGGGCGACGGGGCGGAACGACTATGGTCAACTGGGTGATGACACTACGACAGACAGAATTACGCCCGTGCAGATTATATTCTGA